From a single Variovorax paradoxus genomic region:
- a CDS encoding sugar ABC transporter ATP-binding protein: MQPIVTIRDLCKSFAGVRALDKAQFDLLPGEVHALMGENGAGKSTLMKVLAGVYEKDSGDVLIDGQSVDIASPRAAQALGIGIIHQELNLMNHLSAAQNIFVGREPRGRLGLFIDEDAMRAEAERIFARMNLRLDPHTPVGELTVAKQQMVEIAKALSFDSRVLIMDEPTAALNNEEVADLFRIIGQLKAQGVAIVYISHKMDELKRIADRVTVMRDGQYIATVPMADTPMDMLIAMMVGRQLIEVENDFPDTSGNEIVLEARGITRGSMVRGASFVLRKGEILGFAGLMGAGRTELARAVFGADPIDAGEVRVHGKKVSIRSPEDAVSRGIGYLSEDRKHFGLATGMDVETNIALPSMKKFLSMGVFIDQAAIEAAGERYVKQLGIKTPSVRQQVRLLSGGNQQKIVIAKWLLRDCSVLFFDEPTRGIDVGAKAEIYRLLNELAAQGKAIVIISSELPEILRVSHRVLVMCEGRITGELAGREASQEKIMQLATLREAAAAA; this comes from the coding sequence ATGCAACCCATCGTCACCATCCGCGACCTCTGCAAGTCCTTCGCCGGCGTGCGCGCACTCGACAAGGCGCAGTTCGACCTGCTGCCCGGCGAAGTGCATGCCCTGATGGGCGAGAACGGCGCGGGCAAGTCCACGCTCATGAAAGTGCTCGCGGGCGTCTACGAAAAGGATTCCGGTGACGTGCTGATCGACGGCCAGTCCGTGGACATCGCGAGCCCGCGCGCGGCGCAGGCGCTGGGCATCGGGATCATCCATCAGGAACTGAACCTGATGAACCACCTGAGCGCCGCGCAGAACATCTTCGTCGGCCGCGAGCCGCGCGGGCGCTTGGGCCTCTTCATCGACGAAGACGCGATGCGCGCCGAGGCCGAGCGCATCTTCGCGCGCATGAACCTGCGGCTCGATCCGCACACACCGGTCGGCGAGCTCACGGTGGCCAAGCAGCAGATGGTGGAGATCGCGAAGGCGCTCTCGTTCGACTCGCGCGTGCTCATCATGGACGAGCCCACCGCCGCGCTCAACAACGAAGAGGTGGCCGACCTGTTCCGCATCATCGGCCAGCTCAAGGCGCAGGGCGTGGCCATCGTCTACATCTCGCACAAGATGGACGAACTCAAGCGCATTGCCGACCGCGTGACCGTGATGCGCGACGGCCAGTACATCGCCACGGTGCCGATGGCCGACACGCCGATGGACATGCTGATCGCGATGATGGTGGGCCGCCAGCTCATCGAGGTGGAGAACGACTTTCCCGACACCTCGGGCAACGAGATCGTGCTCGAGGCCCGCGGCATCACGCGCGGCTCGATGGTTCGCGGCGCAAGCTTCGTGCTGCGCAAGGGCGAGATCCTGGGCTTTGCGGGGCTCATGGGCGCGGGCCGCACCGAGCTGGCGCGCGCGGTGTTCGGCGCCGATCCCATCGATGCGGGCGAGGTCCGCGTGCACGGAAAGAAGGTGTCGATCCGGTCGCCCGAAGATGCGGTGTCGCGCGGCATCGGCTACCTCTCCGAAGACCGCAAGCACTTCGGCCTGGCCACCGGCATGGACGTGGAGACCAACATCGCGCTGCCGAGCATGAAGAAGTTCCTGTCGATGGGCGTCTTCATCGACCAGGCCGCCATCGAGGCCGCGGGCGAGCGCTATGTGAAGCAGCTCGGCATCAAGACGCCTTCGGTGCGCCAGCAGGTGCGGCTGCTCTCGGGCGGCAACCAGCAGAAGATCGTCATCGCCAAGTGGCTGCTGCGCGACTGCAGCGTGCTTTTCTTCGACGAGCCCACGCGCGGCATCGACGTGGGCGCCAAGGCCGAGATCTACCGCCTGCTCAACGAACTGGCCGCGCAGGGCAAGGCCATCGTGATCATCTCTTCGGAGCTGCCCGAGATATTGCGCGTGAGCCATCGCGTGCTGGTGATGTGCGAAGGCCGCATCACCGGCGAACTGGCGGGGCGCGAAGCCTCGCAGGAAAAGATCATGCAGCTCGCCACCCTACGCGAAGCTGCCGCCGCCGCCTGA
- a CDS encoding amidohydrolase family protein, whose translation MRQRIDSHQHFWRLARGDYAWLRADVPALAPLVRDFLPEQLAPLLQAHGVERTVLVQAADSEAETGFMLELASAHEVVGGVVGWVDLGSPHAAASLERMARHPKFKGVRPMLQDLPDDDWIARIPRPDAIQALLRLGLRFDALVKPRHLSSLIRFLKHWPELPVVIDHAAKPPVGAHGSEAFAAWRKDMAELAALPQVCCKFSGLWGEAPPSTHGDADAALRAVRPVWEPLLDSFGPARLMWGSDWPVLTLAGDYAGWIAVSEACVGGLSATEQSHIWRGTAQRFYGISTD comes from the coding sequence ATGAGACAACGCATCGACTCGCATCAGCACTTCTGGCGGCTCGCGCGCGGCGACTACGCGTGGCTGCGCGCCGATGTGCCCGCCCTGGCGCCGCTGGTGCGCGACTTTCTTCCCGAGCAACTCGCGCCCCTGCTGCAGGCGCACGGCGTGGAGCGGACCGTGCTGGTGCAGGCCGCCGACTCGGAAGCAGAAACCGGCTTCATGCTCGAACTGGCCAGCGCGCACGAGGTGGTGGGCGGCGTGGTCGGCTGGGTCGACCTGGGCAGTCCCCATGCCGCGGCCTCGCTCGAGCGCATGGCGCGACACCCCAAGTTCAAGGGCGTGCGGCCGATGCTGCAGGACCTGCCCGACGACGACTGGATCGCGCGCATCCCGCGCCCCGATGCCATTCAGGCGCTCCTGCGCCTGGGCCTGCGCTTCGATGCGCTGGTGAAGCCGCGGCACCTGTCCTCGCTGATCCGCTTCCTGAAACACTGGCCGGAGTTGCCCGTGGTGATCGACCATGCCGCCAAGCCGCCCGTGGGCGCGCACGGCAGCGAGGCCTTCGCGGCCTGGCGCAAGGACATGGCCGAGCTCGCCGCGCTGCCGCAGGTGTGCTGCAAGTTCTCCGGGCTTTGGGGCGAAGCGCCGCCATCGACGCATGGCGATGCCGACGCGGCGCTGCGCGCCGTGCGCCCGGTGTGGGAGCCGCTGCTCGATAGCTTCGGGCCCGCCCGCCTCATGTGGGGCAGCGACTGGCCGGTGCTCACCTTGGCCGGCGACTACGCGGGCTGGATCGCGGTCAGCGAGGCCTGCGTCGGCGGCCTGTCGGCCACCGAGCAATCGCACATCTGGCGCGGCACCGCGCAACGCTTCTACGGCATCTCGACGGACTGA
- a CDS encoding FadR/GntR family transcriptional regulator gives MFPPTKPADTRRLYQQIADQIRAFIRNGDLPAGARLPPERELALQLGVSRPSLREALIALEIDGRIEIRMGSGVYVCASQDAPERATPAVGESPSEMIQARAMLEGSVVTLASARVNPQHLERVKASLESMRQDGLNGRAQIENDRRFHIAIAEMTGNSVLVRLVGELFDGRHSPISSRMSERTENSQAWKAAFAEHEAIYRALEARDPQAAVAAMLHHLSASHARWTEESALPAAD, from the coding sequence ATGTTTCCCCCCACCAAACCCGCCGACACCCGCCGGCTCTACCAGCAGATCGCCGACCAGATCCGGGCTTTCATCCGCAACGGCGATCTGCCCGCAGGCGCGCGCTTGCCGCCGGAGCGGGAACTGGCCCTGCAGCTGGGTGTGTCGCGGCCTTCGCTGCGCGAAGCGCTGATCGCCCTGGAGATCGACGGGCGCATCGAGATACGGATGGGCTCAGGCGTGTATGTCTGCGCGTCGCAGGATGCGCCGGAGCGCGCCACGCCGGCGGTGGGCGAAAGCCCGTCGGAAATGATCCAGGCGCGCGCGATGCTCGAAGGCTCGGTCGTCACGCTGGCCTCGGCCCGCGTGAACCCGCAGCACCTGGAGCGCGTGAAGGCCTCGCTCGAAAGCATGCGCCAGGACGGCCTGAACGGCCGCGCGCAGATCGAGAACGACCGGCGCTTTCACATCGCCATCGCCGAGATGACGGGCAACTCGGTGCTCGTGCGGCTGGTCGGGGAACTCTTCGATGGACGGCACAGCCCTATCTCCTCGCGCATGAGCGAGCGCACCGAGAATTCGCAGGCGTGGAAGGCGGCGTTCGCCGAGCATGAGGCGATCTACCGCGCGCTGGAAGCGCGGGATCCGCAGGCCGCGGTGGCAGCGATGCTGCATCACCTGAGCGCCTCGCATGCGCGGTGGACGGAGGAATCTGCGTTGCCTGCAGCCGACTGA
- a CDS encoding DeoR/GlpR family DNA-binding transcription regulator, whose translation MRKTAGAEARALRLAKMQELVETGGPLPIKQAAQRLDVTEMTIRRDLSAAISPLTALGGYVLAAALPGGDRYSLDEASDQHAAHKRVACQRAAEWVEAHDSLFIDCGTTMVHFAEALPPDMPLSVVCYSTNIASILGRRPNTQLMLMGGLYHASSATFFSDEGLQYLNRLGVNKAFISAGGLDLERGASCSNFHEVPVKQAAIRSASESFLIVDESKLNRLRPAFFSPLDAFARIVVGGAPAPGLRKQFKDLPIEFARPPAV comes from the coding sequence ATGCGAAAGACCGCCGGTGCCGAGGCCCGGGCCTTGCGCCTTGCCAAGATGCAGGAACTCGTCGAGACCGGCGGACCGCTGCCGATCAAGCAGGCCGCCCAGCGGCTGGATGTGACCGAAATGACGATCCGCCGCGACCTGTCGGCGGCCATTTCGCCGCTCACCGCTCTCGGCGGCTATGTGCTCGCGGCCGCGCTGCCGGGCGGCGACCGGTACTCGCTCGACGAGGCCAGCGACCAGCATGCGGCGCACAAGCGCGTGGCTTGCCAGCGCGCCGCCGAATGGGTGGAGGCGCACGACAGCCTGTTCATCGACTGCGGCACCACCATGGTCCATTTCGCGGAAGCCTTGCCGCCCGACATGCCGCTGAGCGTGGTGTGTTACTCCACGAACATCGCGTCCATCCTGGGCCGCCGCCCGAACACGCAGTTGATGCTGATGGGCGGGCTGTACCACGCGTCGTCGGCCACCTTCTTTTCCGACGAGGGGCTGCAATATCTCAATCGATTGGGCGTGAACAAGGCTTTCATTTCAGCCGGTGGACTGGACCTGGAGCGGGGCGCGAGCTGCTCCAATTTCCACGAGGTGCCGGTGAAGCAGGCAGCGATCCGCAGCGCGTCGGAGAGCTTCCTGATCGTGGATGAAAGCAAGCTCAATCGCCTGCGGCCTGCCTTCTTCAGTCCGCTCGATGCGTTTGCGCGCATTGTGGTGGGCGGGGCGCCCGCACCGGGTTTGCGCAAGCAGTTCAAGGATCTGCCGATCGAGTTTGCGCGGCCTCCGGCTGTTTGA